A portion of the Nitrospira defluvii genome contains these proteins:
- a CDS encoding SWIM zinc finger family protein — translation MISSVVEPKAFQIGKQYQAERRVQLTDASDTELTSSVMGNSGLYEQTIRLANGQLEAKCSCTLPEQPMCRHGVAALLEYHRWSNARIVPKARPTVPRPEAVRVAQKAAPSNDVKLGELTQFTEWMQRVVQAIQSGQPVPEQPNIEPGLVSTWTHIIQQLDERRRESEVTQIQLDTDIRNREAVVGRLTQDLEASVKEAKSLEVLCRDLQREVEQQKAVFTKTADLSHHIEQVEGEVKAIAALVTEKGRRLEGLSDTCREVATMLKALGKA, via the coding sequence ATGATCAGTTCGGTCGTGGAGCCCAAAGCCTTTCAGATCGGAAAGCAGTACCAGGCGGAGCGGCGTGTGCAGCTGACTGATGCCTCGGATACCGAATTGACCTCCTCGGTCATGGGCAATTCCGGGTTGTACGAGCAAACGATTCGCCTCGCCAACGGCCAGCTGGAGGCCAAGTGTTCCTGCACGTTGCCTGAACAGCCCATGTGTCGGCATGGTGTGGCCGCGCTCCTGGAATACCATCGATGGTCGAACGCGCGGATCGTTCCCAAGGCCAGACCGACCGTCCCTCGCCCTGAAGCTGTGCGCGTTGCCCAGAAGGCTGCGCCGTCCAACGATGTCAAATTGGGGGAGCTGACTCAATTTACAGAGTGGATGCAGCGAGTGGTGCAGGCGATCCAGAGTGGCCAGCCGGTTCCCGAGCAGCCGAATATCGAACCAGGGCTCGTCTCAACCTGGACTCACATCATTCAGCAGCTGGATGAACGTCGCAGAGAAAGCGAAGTGACGCAAATTCAACTCGATACGGACATTCGCAACCGGGAAGCGGTGGTTGGCCGTCTCACCCAGGACCTAGAGGCATCAGTGAAGGAGGCAAAATCTCTGGAGGTCCTCTGCCGGGATCTGCAGCGGGAGGTGGAGCAACAGAAGGCGGTGTTCACCAAAACCGCTGATCTCTCGCACCATATCGAGCAGGTCGAGGGAGAGGTCAAAGCTATTGCCGCGCTTGTGACCGAAAAGGGCCGTCGGCTGGAGGGGCTCTCTGACACTTGTCGGGAGGTAGCGACCATGCTCAAGGCTCTCGGCAAGGCGTAA
- a CDS encoding ChaN family lipoprotein — MCRAEMGSCRRQFHRVGRFLTLAMVLLGLWGCHTKGPVGMPAGQPWSDWAPGQLLDAKTGLVVPTDTWLEQLTGYDVIYLGEEHHNRFHIDAALTVLRSLADRGRKPVLTMEMFGWDGQSALDHYLTSTDATRAGFLEDVGWKQNWGGAFEDYEPLVQFARDHRFPLVAMNPPKPLIRQVVKQGLAQAKALPEWSQWGMEGEDVVDDTAYRSRILSQLQACHGGGAPEDYLTMYEASMVRDEGMAKTVAAAFHRVRAGVDPAQGPVVSYTGGGHVQYRLPVPNRVARRVPAGLKQVTVYLATFELDRAAELYQSMQEGIADFVWLTPPGSQGAPRRCR; from the coding sequence ATGTGTAGAGCAGAGATGGGTTCCTGCAGGAGGCAGTTCCATAGAGTCGGTCGATTTCTCACCCTGGCGATGGTGCTGTTGGGTCTGTGGGGGTGCCACACGAAGGGGCCTGTGGGAATGCCCGCAGGGCAACCGTGGAGTGACTGGGCGCCAGGGCAGCTGCTGGATGCGAAGACCGGCCTCGTCGTGCCGACCGATACATGGTTAGAACAATTGACCGGGTACGATGTCATTTATCTTGGTGAGGAGCATCACAACCGCTTCCACATCGATGCGGCCTTGACCGTGCTTCGGTCGCTCGCCGACCGAGGGCGCAAGCCGGTGCTGACGATGGAGATGTTCGGGTGGGACGGTCAATCTGCACTTGATCACTACCTCACCTCGACAGATGCGACTCGCGCTGGTTTTTTGGAGGATGTAGGGTGGAAGCAAAATTGGGGTGGTGCGTTCGAGGATTACGAGCCGTTGGTGCAGTTTGCGAGGGATCACCGATTCCCGCTGGTGGCAATGAATCCACCAAAGCCCTTGATTCGCCAGGTTGTGAAGCAAGGACTCGCTCAAGCGAAAGCGTTGCCGGAATGGAGTCAGTGGGGGATGGAGGGAGAGGACGTCGTCGATGACACTGCGTACCGCTCGCGAATCTTGTCACAGCTTCAGGCTTGTCATGGGGGCGGGGCCCCCGAAGACTATTTGACGATGTATGAGGCTTCCATGGTACGGGATGAGGGGATGGCCAAGACCGTGGCAGCTGCTTTCCACAGGGTTCGAGCCGGAGTGGATCCCGCTCAAGGCCCTGTGGTGAGTTACACCGGTGGAGGTCATGTCCAGTACCGATTGCCTGTTCCGAACCGTGTGGCCAGGCGGGTGCCCGCTGGACTCAAGCAGGTGACGGTGTATCTGGCGACCTTTGAGCTGGATCGGGCCGCGGAGCTCTACCAGTCGATGCAAGAGGGAATCGCGGATTTTGTCTGGTTGACGCCGCCCGGATCTCAAGGCGCTCCTCGGCGGTGCCGATAA
- a CDS encoding AAA family ATPase: MNSSQSIKLLQDNIAQVIKGKSQVIELAVVCLLARGHLLIEDVPGVGKTTLAHSLARSLDCSFKRIQFTSDLLPSDIVGISVFNRQKQSFEFIPGPLFAHIVLADEINRTTPKTQSSLLEAMSEAQISVDNQTYPLHQPFMVIATQNPAEYHGTFPLPESQLDRFLMRLRIGYPTPDEERKVLERPQSLHPASELQPVLTAQHILDLQALVEKVRIDDSLMDYLLAIVQATRQADVLSLGVSTRGALALTKAAKALALVRDRTYCLPEDIKELAPAVLSHRVMPNRAQGARARSVEQAEGIIHDLLESVPVPV, encoded by the coding sequence GTGAATTCCTCTCAATCAATCAAATTGTTACAGGACAATATCGCGCAGGTCATTAAGGGCAAGTCGCAAGTCATTGAACTCGCCGTCGTCTGCCTGTTGGCACGCGGACATCTCTTGATCGAGGATGTGCCCGGCGTGGGCAAGACCACCTTGGCTCACAGTTTGGCACGCTCACTCGACTGCTCCTTCAAACGGATTCAGTTCACGAGCGACCTCTTGCCCTCCGACATCGTCGGCATTTCTGTCTTCAATCGCCAGAAACAATCCTTTGAATTCATCCCCGGCCCCCTATTTGCCCACATCGTGCTGGCTGATGAAATCAATCGCACCACCCCGAAAACGCAAAGCAGCCTGCTGGAAGCGATGAGCGAAGCGCAGATTTCCGTGGATAACCAAACCTACCCGCTGCATCAGCCGTTCATGGTCATTGCCACGCAAAATCCCGCGGAGTATCACGGCACGTTCCCGCTCCCCGAATCGCAATTGGATCGATTCTTGATGCGACTTCGCATCGGCTATCCCACTCCGGACGAGGAACGAAAGGTGTTGGAGCGGCCACAGTCGCTGCATCCGGCCAGCGAGCTGCAGCCCGTCCTCACCGCACAACACATCCTGGATCTCCAAGCCCTTGTCGAAAAGGTCAGGATCGACGACAGTTTGATGGACTACCTGCTCGCAATCGTACAGGCAACCAGGCAGGCCGATGTGCTGTCTCTCGGGGTCAGCACGCGGGGCGCACTCGCGCTGACCAAGGCAGCCAAAGCACTCGCGCTGGTGCGGGATAGGACCTACTGCCTGCCGGAGGACATCAAAGAGCTCGCTCCTGCCGTCCTCTCACATCGGGTGATGCCGAACCGAGCCCAGGGTGCGCGGGCAAGAAGCGTCGAGCAGGCAGAAGGCATCATTCACGATCTGCTCGAGAGCGTCCCGGTTCCTGTGTGA
- a CDS encoding DUF58 domain-containing protein, with protein MRPATYMAPRDLRAFFHRLSHHRAIRVTTEGTRFLLLTLAVGIAAVNTGNNLFYLLLAMMLSLIVLSGLLSEQCVRRLDFHRHLPDSLFVNQPAVATLWIANHKAHVPTVSVRILDVVAGQDHDRGIHLTHLAPGASTLRSYPLLACRRGRYHIEGIRVITPFPFGLFQKKAFYPCEASLLVCPAIIPLPPLRLQELQSIGHEQALARRGPGTSLYNLREFRPGDDSRAIHWLTTARTAKLMIKETEAEDQHMITLALFTVCPDELDRTFERTLSITASLVDYYVKRGVRLRLILGDQPHLLADGEEQSRDLFHALALCERRPVTASASVHQAMGQALVNASEGPTIWLSPWMDAAWFEALPAVDLILSPQTHKDLFDAAGSGLPA; from the coding sequence ATGCGACCGGCCACCTACATGGCCCCACGAGATCTCCGCGCGTTCTTCCATCGCCTTTCTCACCATCGCGCGATTCGCGTGACGACGGAGGGGACTCGTTTCCTCCTGTTGACCCTCGCCGTCGGGATCGCCGCCGTCAACACCGGCAACAATCTGTTCTATCTCCTACTCGCCATGATGCTGAGCCTGATTGTGCTCTCCGGGCTCTTGTCGGAACAGTGTGTCCGCCGCTTGGACTTCCATCGCCACCTACCGGATTCACTGTTCGTGAACCAACCGGCCGTCGCGACGCTCTGGATCGCCAATCACAAGGCACATGTGCCGACCGTATCGGTTCGGATCCTCGATGTCGTGGCCGGGCAGGACCACGATCGCGGCATCCACCTCACCCACTTGGCCCCGGGAGCCTCAACCCTGCGCTCGTACCCGTTGCTCGCCTGTCGGCGCGGGCGGTACCACATCGAGGGCATTCGCGTTATCACACCGTTTCCGTTCGGGCTGTTCCAGAAAAAAGCCTTCTATCCCTGCGAAGCTAGCCTGCTGGTGTGTCCCGCCATCATCCCGCTCCCGCCGCTACGCCTTCAGGAGTTGCAATCGATCGGGCACGAACAGGCGCTGGCGCGACGCGGCCCAGGCACGTCCCTTTACAACCTCAGAGAATTTCGCCCCGGCGACGATTCCCGCGCCATCCACTGGCTCACCACGGCCAGGACGGCCAAACTGATGATCAAGGAAACCGAAGCCGAAGACCAGCACATGATCACGCTGGCCCTGTTCACAGTCTGCCCGGACGAGCTAGACCGCACCTTCGAGCGCACACTGTCCATCACCGCCTCGTTGGTTGATTATTATGTGAAGCGCGGGGTGCGTCTGCGCCTGATCCTTGGCGATCAGCCACATCTGTTGGCGGACGGGGAAGAACAGTCCCGGGATCTCTTTCACGCCCTGGCGCTCTGCGAACGACGCCCGGTGACCGCCAGCGCCTCCGTACACCAGGCCATGGGCCAGGCGTTGGTTAATGCATCGGAGGGCCCGACCATCTGGCTATCTCCCTGGATGGACGCAGCCTGGTTCGAGGCCCTTCCGGCCGTCGACCTGATTCTCTCGCCTCAGACCCACAAGGATCTCTTCGATGCTGCTGGATCAGGCCTTCCGGCTTAG
- a CDS encoding transglutaminaseTgpA domain-containing protein has product MLLDQAFRLSSILLAAAGFASLTLAITLPPWLLVLAGGAFAMALLRIRHPGVISDTMRHFRLSALTWNIFLLLAFAGFWIDLLLISQEVLPAGIHFLVLLLVNKLSNLDLRRDFLHLYAISLIALLASAALTTQVWYAPFFFIYLIIGVWTLLLYHLVQEQEEQVGLPDHVSPATTPVTPFPRLTIRFFWTTNAMAAVAFGFTLLFFFSIPRVGVGFFQHDQGDSLRTTGFSEQVDLGVIGPVKQDPSIVMRVELPDRISHEFKQEPLYLRGVAYNRYDGKAWSNSLPQRRMLTELPEGTFSHRTPGTKPQVTARQLRQDILLEPLDTAVLFGAPLLTTVKGNFLSVQSDLTGSFHLPYPLHTRIQYTAYSLSPNLNATEKNASALLYPDFILRHYLQTPDVNPQIVDLARQITQPATSVIQAVSLVHTHLLTSYRYSLDVPSLQSAHPLDDFLLTRKTGYCEHYATAMVVLLRTVGIPARLVTGFLATEWNEFGGYYTVRQRDAHAWVEVYFPQSGWITIDPTPPSPGAVGPTWWHAATSAMDSMRLKWDRLFVHYSAHDQFTVVQGIRESGEAVRVGLSETISALAAQAGAIIGGMVISLTPSGIPHRAVSLLLAVSVLYAGIMLLRRYRSRTTTQSRFSPQQQTVIMLYADMLRYCAQRGITKPASTTPQEFLHKIREGWSEAWPIVHSVTQLYARVRFGKAPLTTEEISTAENNVRQLRALRQSVRPAPRPSR; this is encoded by the coding sequence ATGCTGCTGGATCAGGCCTTCCGGCTTAGCTCAATCCTCCTGGCCGCAGCCGGCTTTGCGAGCCTGACGCTCGCCATCACCCTGCCGCCCTGGCTCCTTGTCCTGGCTGGCGGGGCATTTGCCATGGCCCTCCTGCGGATTCGGCACCCCGGCGTGATCTCCGACACCATGCGCCACTTCCGGCTCTCCGCCCTCACGTGGAATATCTTTCTCCTCCTTGCCTTCGCCGGATTCTGGATTGACCTGTTGCTCATTTCTCAGGAAGTCCTACCAGCCGGCATCCACTTCCTCGTGCTCCTGCTGGTCAACAAACTCTCCAACCTCGACTTGCGGCGAGACTTCCTGCATCTCTACGCCATCAGCCTGATCGCGCTCCTGGCATCAGCCGCCTTGACGACACAGGTCTGGTACGCCCCCTTTTTCTTCATCTATCTGATCATCGGCGTCTGGACACTGCTCCTCTATCACCTCGTACAAGAACAGGAAGAGCAGGTGGGTCTTCCGGATCACGTTTCTCCGGCAACGACACCTGTCACACCCTTCCCCCGACTGACGATTCGTTTTTTCTGGACGACCAATGCCATGGCGGCCGTCGCGTTCGGCTTCACTTTGTTGTTCTTCTTCTCAATTCCACGAGTCGGGGTAGGATTCTTTCAACACGACCAGGGGGATAGTTTGCGGACCACGGGATTCTCCGAGCAGGTCGATCTGGGAGTCATCGGTCCGGTGAAGCAAGACCCGAGTATCGTCATGCGCGTGGAACTGCCTGACCGCATTAGCCATGAATTCAAACAGGAACCGCTCTATCTGCGCGGCGTGGCGTACAACCGATACGACGGGAAAGCGTGGAGCAACAGTCTGCCACAACGACGGATGCTTACGGAACTTCCCGAAGGCACCTTCTCACACCGCACGCCAGGGACAAAACCACAGGTCACCGCGCGGCAACTTCGACAGGATATTCTCCTTGAGCCACTCGACACGGCGGTGCTCTTCGGTGCCCCGTTGCTCACCACCGTCAAAGGCAATTTCCTCTCGGTCCAGTCGGACCTCACCGGATCGTTCCACCTGCCGTATCCCCTGCATACCCGCATCCAGTACACCGCATACTCCTTGTCCCCGAACCTGAACGCGACGGAGAAAAACGCGAGTGCGCTACTGTATCCGGATTTTATTCTCCGGCATTACCTTCAAACACCTGACGTCAATCCCCAGATCGTGGACCTCGCAAGACAGATCACACAGCCGGCGACCAGCGTGATACAGGCGGTCTCCCTGGTCCACACTCACTTGCTGACCAGTTATCGGTACAGTTTGGATGTTCCCTCTCTGCAATCTGCCCATCCCCTCGATGACTTCCTGCTGACTCGAAAAACCGGCTATTGCGAGCACTACGCCACGGCCATGGTGGTCCTGCTCCGAACAGTTGGCATTCCGGCTCGACTGGTAACGGGATTCCTCGCCACCGAATGGAACGAATTCGGCGGCTATTATACGGTGCGGCAGCGGGACGCCCACGCCTGGGTGGAAGTCTACTTTCCACAATCAGGATGGATCACGATTGATCCGACCCCGCCCTCACCGGGCGCAGTCGGCCCGACCTGGTGGCATGCAGCGACCAGCGCGATGGACTCAATGCGGCTCAAATGGGATCGGCTGTTCGTCCACTACAGCGCGCACGACCAATTCACTGTCGTGCAAGGCATTCGAGAAAGCGGGGAGGCCGTACGGGTAGGACTTTCCGAAACGATCAGTGCCCTGGCGGCGCAGGCTGGAGCCATCATCGGCGGCATGGTGATCAGCCTGACCCCGTCCGGCATTCCACACCGCGCCGTGAGTTTGTTGCTGGCAGTCAGCGTCCTCTATGCGGGCATCATGCTCCTCCGACGGTATCGGAGCAGAACGACGACGCAGAGCAGGTTTTCGCCCCAGCAGCAGACCGTCATCATGCTCTACGCCGACATGCTGCGCTACTGTGCCCAGCGGGGAATCACGAAACCCGCCAGTACCACGCCACAGGAATTTCTTCACAAGATTCGTGAAGGATGGAGCGAGGCCTGGCCCATCGTCCATTCCGTGACGCAACTGTATGCGCGGGTTCGATTTGGGAAGGCCCCACTTACGACAGAGGAGATCAGTACTGCAGAAAACAACGTACGTCAACTCCGCGCACTCAGGCAATCCGTAAGACCTGCTCCACGACCATCACGCTAG
- a CDS encoding ArsR/SmtB family transcription factor, translating into MRVKTATPIAAIAKVFQALSDETRLLILEQLKEGEQCVCDLTSTFKTGQSRLSFHLRVLKDAGLVLDRPEGRWVYYSLNPDALEDLQEAVNAFKSPPHKATKKGCCL; encoded by the coding sequence ATGCGCGTGAAGACAGCGACACCAATAGCAGCCATTGCCAAAGTGTTCCAGGCCCTGTCAGATGAAACGAGATTACTGATACTGGAACAACTGAAAGAGGGCGAGCAGTGTGTGTGCGACCTCACAAGCACGTTCAAAACGGGCCAGTCACGGCTATCCTTCCACCTGCGAGTTTTGAAAGACGCTGGTTTGGTCCTTGACCGGCCTGAAGGACGCTGGGTCTACTACTCCCTCAACCCAGACGCACTGGAAGATCTCCAAGAAGCAGTCAATGCTTTCAAGTCTCCCCCGCACAAGGCCACCAAGAAGGGGTGTTGTCTGTAG
- the arsB gene encoding ACR3 family arsenite efflux transporter, with protein sequence MDAIAAIHQQSIPAEKKLNMFERYLTVWVGLCMLAGIFLGKSAPNLIQALRGMEFGQNSHVNFPMALLIWLMITPMMMKVDFRAVAKVGQRPQGLLVTLFVNWVVKPFSMALLAWVFFRVIFSLWMTSGEADQYIAGTIILAAAPCTAMVFVWSYLTDGDPAYTLVQVSVNDLIMLILFAPIVGLLVSGASALTVPFTVLLYSVVGFIVVPLLLGVLIRHRLIARHGKKWFEETLLPRFAPITIAALLITLILIFAFQAENILGKPLHVLLIAIPILFQVYFNASLAYGLMKWLHVPHAVAAPGALIGASNFFELAVATAIALFGPESGAALATVVGVLVEVPVMLSVCHVCNRTRHWFPVSESRG encoded by the coding sequence ATGGACGCGATTGCTGCCATCCACCAGCAGAGTATTCCGGCGGAAAAGAAACTCAATATGTTCGAGCGCTACCTTACGGTTTGGGTGGGACTTTGTATGCTCGCGGGGATCTTCCTGGGGAAATCAGCGCCGAACCTCATTCAAGCGTTACGAGGAATGGAGTTTGGCCAGAACAGTCATGTGAATTTCCCAATGGCCCTCCTCATCTGGCTGATGATCACCCCCATGATGATGAAAGTCGACTTTCGCGCCGTGGCGAAGGTCGGCCAACGTCCTCAAGGGCTGCTGGTCACCTTGTTTGTCAATTGGGTGGTGAAGCCATTCTCCATGGCTCTCTTAGCGTGGGTCTTTTTTCGAGTCATCTTCTCGCTCTGGATGACTTCTGGCGAAGCAGACCAATACATCGCTGGAACCATTATTTTGGCCGCCGCCCCCTGTACCGCGATGGTCTTTGTCTGGAGCTATCTCACGGATGGCGATCCGGCTTATACCCTTGTCCAAGTGTCGGTGAATGATTTGATTATGCTGATCCTGTTTGCGCCGATCGTCGGCTTGCTGGTCAGCGGCGCGTCCGCTCTCACCGTTCCCTTCACTGTGCTCCTCTATTCGGTCGTGGGATTTATTGTGGTCCCGTTGCTCCTGGGTGTTCTCATCCGCCATAGGCTCATTGCACGGCATGGAAAGAAATGGTTTGAAGAGACCCTCCTCCCTCGGTTTGCCCCCATCACAATCGCGGCGCTACTCATCACCTTGATTCTCATCTTTGCCTTTCAAGCCGAGAACATCCTTGGGAAGCCCCTTCACGTGCTGCTCATTGCGATCCCGATTCTTTTCCAAGTCTATTTCAATGCGTCTCTCGCCTATGGGCTGATGAAGTGGCTACACGTACCCCATGCGGTCGCAGCACCGGGAGCATTGATCGGCGCGAGTAACTTCTTTGAACTGGCCGTGGCCACAGCCATTGCCTTATTCGGCCCGGAATCAGGCGCAGCACTGGCAACCGTCGTCGGCGTCTTGGTGGAGGTACCGGTCATGCTCTCCGTCTGTCATGTGTGCAATCGAACCCGGCACTGGTTCCCCGTAAGCGAGTCCAGGGGATGA
- a CDS encoding ArsI/CadI family heavy metal resistance metalloenzyme — translation MKRFHLHMGVEDLDESIRFYTALFGAPPVKTKADYAKWMLEDPRINFAISTRAKKGVDHLGIQADGEDELAELRGRIQAGHLPVVNEGKTVCCYALSDKSWIQDPSGLPWETYRTMEDAQLFSGSSESSDGACCTPLTMATPNCCEPSAHTARCCD, via the coding sequence ATGAAACGCTTTCATCTCCACATGGGAGTAGAGGATCTTGATGAGTCCATTCGCTTTTATACGGCACTGTTTGGCGCCCCACCCGTGAAAACCAAGGCAGATTACGCCAAATGGATGCTGGAGGACCCGCGCATTAATTTCGCAATATCCACCCGTGCCAAGAAAGGCGTCGATCATCTGGGTATTCAGGCCGATGGTGAAGACGAACTGGCAGAGCTCCGTGGACGGATTCAAGCCGGCCACTTACCGGTCGTCAATGAAGGAAAAACGGTGTGCTGCTATGCGCTGTCGGACAAATCATGGATACAGGACCCGTCCGGCCTTCCATGGGAAACGTACCGAACAATGGAGGATGCGCAACTATTCTCAGGCTCCAGTGAATCGTCGGATGGTGCCTGTTGCACGCCTCTCACCATGGCCACGCCGAACTGCTGTGAACCATCCGCACACACTGCGAGGTGTTGCGACTAA
- a CDS encoding arsenate reductase ArsC gives MEGDVTKVLVLCTGNSCRSVMAEALINDLGRGRYQAWSAGSHPAGHIHPQSIATLKRHGIDPGQPRSKSWNEFADNSFDLVITVCDQAAGESCPLFHGTPKKLHWSTPDPAKATGSNEDIRTAFDSAFRLLRQRVEDLVQVCSSPSHGGAQ, from the coding sequence ATGGAAGGCGACGTCACCAAAGTCTTAGTCCTCTGTACAGGGAATTCCTGTCGATCAGTGATGGCGGAAGCGCTGATCAACGACCTAGGCCGCGGTCGATATCAGGCATGGAGCGCCGGCAGCCATCCGGCGGGACATATACATCCCCAATCCATCGCAACCCTCAAGCGGCACGGCATTGATCCGGGTCAGCCGCGCAGCAAGTCGTGGAATGAGTTTGCCGATAATTCGTTCGATCTCGTGATTACCGTGTGCGATCAGGCCGCCGGCGAAAGCTGCCCCCTCTTTCACGGAACGCCGAAGAAGCTTCATTGGAGCACGCCTGACCCGGCAAAGGCGACCGGGAGCAATGAGGACATTCGGACGGCCTTTGACAGTGCGTTTCGTCTGCTGAGGCAACGTGTCGAGGATCTGGTACAAGTGTGTTCCAGCCCTAGTCACGGAGGAGCGCAATGA
- a CDS encoding PstS family phosphate ABC transporter substrate-binding protein, with amino-acid sequence MNIATVQDVQMVETGNGGAPDSSHASQRRADLLMQSKRWRTLLSLTMLMAGCLTACNAETPAGAVSIDGSSTVYPLSKAMAEAFGKTNPGVKFQIEFSGTGGGFKRLCAGQIDIAGASRPINTIEIEECTARHIEYIELPVAFDTLSLVVNTKNTFADCLTVNELRRMWEPAAARTISTWRQIRPSFPADPLVLFSPGKDSGTFDYFTLAIVGSEGKSRGDVTMSEDDMVIQRGVAANPHAIGYLGHAYYQSNRETLKLVSVDNGHGCVAPSTQTVIDATYEPLSRPLFIYVNAAAAARPGIEAFTHFYLSPESEQYVSKAGYVPLPPAARAVQTARFEKEVKGSAFGGRTVLGVSLNWFNVNEEERINAQLVQ; translated from the coding sequence ATGAACATTGCAACTGTCCAGGACGTGCAAATGGTAGAGACCGGTAATGGTGGAGCGCCTGATTCTTCGCACGCCTCCCAACGACGGGCCGACCTCCTGATGCAATCGAAAAGATGGCGCACACTCCTTTCTCTCACGATGTTAATGGCCGGCTGCCTGACCGCGTGCAATGCCGAAACACCCGCCGGAGCCGTTTCGATCGACGGATCAAGCACGGTCTACCCGCTCTCCAAGGCGATGGCGGAAGCCTTCGGCAAAACGAATCCCGGCGTAAAATTCCAGATTGAATTCTCCGGTACCGGGGGAGGCTTCAAGAGATTGTGTGCGGGTCAAATCGATATTGCCGGCGCCTCACGCCCCATCAACACGATAGAGATTGAGGAGTGCACAGCTCGGCATATCGAGTACATCGAGCTGCCGGTCGCGTTCGATACTCTCTCCCTTGTGGTCAATACCAAGAACACGTTCGCCGATTGCCTCACTGTGAACGAACTTCGACGCATGTGGGAACCGGCTGCTGCGCGGACGATCAGCACGTGGCGACAGATCCGACCGAGCTTCCCGGCAGACCCGCTGGTGTTGTTCAGTCCAGGCAAAGACTCCGGAACATTCGACTATTTTACACTGGCCATAGTCGGCAGCGAAGGCAAAAGCAGAGGCGACGTCACCATGAGCGAAGACGATATGGTGATCCAGCGTGGCGTCGCGGCCAACCCACACGCCATCGGCTACCTCGGCCACGCGTACTACCAAAGCAATAGAGAGACGTTAAAGCTTGTTTCGGTAGACAACGGACACGGCTGCGTTGCACCCAGCACACAAACGGTCATCGATGCTACGTACGAACCGCTTTCACGACCATTGTTCATCTATGTCAACGCCGCTGCCGCCGCCCGCCCGGGTATCGAGGCGTTCACGCATTTCTATCTCTCCCCCGAAAGCGAGCAGTACGTCTCGAAAGCTGGTTACGTGCCACTGCCTCCTGCTGCCCGCGCCGTCCAGACCGCTCGATTCGAGAAGGAGGTCAAGGGCTCGGCCTTCGGCGGTCGCACGGTGCTTGGAGTGAGCCTCAATTGGTTCAACGTCAATGAGGAGGAGAGAATCAACGCTCAACTGGTTCAATAG
- a CDS encoding BLUF domain-containing protein, translating to MMFCLVYASSATRPFSPAQLTDLLASCHAHNSQLGITGMLLYKNGNFMQALEGEEQAVLNLYAKIFQDERHSGILTLLQTTIPARQFPDWSMGFRDLNSPEVRSLLGYNEFLNMPLTGAEFSSDPTYCQRLLTIFKKMM from the coding sequence ATGATGTTTTGCCTCGTGTATGCCAGTTCTGCTACGAGACCCTTTTCTCCAGCTCAGCTAACCGACCTGCTCGCCTCCTGCCATGCACACAACAGTCAATTGGGTATTACGGGAATGTTGCTCTACAAAAACGGAAATTTTATGCAGGCGCTTGAGGGCGAGGAACAAGCGGTGTTGAATCTCTACGCAAAAATCTTCCAGGACGAGCGCCATAGCGGAATACTCACGCTCTTGCAGACAACCATACCGGCGCGACAATTCCCTGATTGGTCCATGGGGTTTCGCGATCTGAACTCTCCCGAGGTACGATCGCTGCTCGGATATAACGAGTTCTTGAATATGCCGCTTACCGGTGCCGAGTTCTCATCCGATCCCACGTATTGCCAACGGCTTCTGACGATATTTAAGAAAATGATGTAA
- a CDS encoding Trm112 family protein has translation MDYLAPNIQVALSGEIERMIVSDALRKKMSLANDLVAILCCPDTKQPVAVADEGLIEKINGAIDRGQLKNYAQKPVTEKLDGGLIRSDKKILYPVREDIPVMLIDEGIPLDQLA, from the coding sequence TTGGACTATCTTGCCCCAAACATCCAAGTCGCCCTGTCGGGTGAGATTGAGAGAATGATCGTGAGTGACGCCTTGCGAAAAAAAATGAGCCTCGCGAATGATCTTGTGGCGATTCTGTGCTGTCCCGACACGAAGCAGCCTGTGGCGGTCGCCGACGAGGGTTTGATTGAGAAGATTAATGGGGCGATTGATCGCGGTCAGCTGAAGAACTATGCGCAAAAGCCGGTCACCGAGAAGCTGGATGGCGGGTTGATTCGCTCAGATAAGAAGATTCTTTATCCAGTGCGGGAAGACATCCCTGTGATGCTGATTGACGAGGGGATCCCGCTCGATCAGCTTGCCTAA